The genomic segment TGGCAAAGGCTGGGAGAGTTCCTTCAGGAAATTAATGGGAATTCACTGAAAGGTGAAACAAAGGACCTTCAAATGGGAGTGAGGTTCCAGCAGCATAATTTCATGACTTTTCTATCAATACTATGGTACAGGAGTGGAGGAAGTGGAATGGTCTGGAGCCACCCAAAGGTAGGTTTAGAATTGATAAGATGGACACCACAGGAggtgaaatgaatgaaagaatctgAAGTGTTACTGAAGCCATCCGTGAAATGAATGGTTTAAGGATAGagtggggtgaggaagaagacaaGCAAACGCAGGTGGGGACGGATAAGAGAGCCCTCTAGGTGAGGAAGGAATAGGCCTAAGTACAGATGTGGTGGTTAGGATGAAGGAGTGGAGCAGGTAAGGAGGTTGTGGTCAAAATGAAGAGCTTGAAAGGCTGATATCCTGAAAGTGGAGCACTTTTAAGTGGAGCACTTTTAAGTAGCTTAAAAGATACAGGTTGGCATCTCACAGGGGGCCGAAACTCCTCAGAGCAGATAAGAAACGATGAGACCAGAATATGGGTGGTGTTGAAATCTCTGGGGATAATGgcagtgggagtgggagggaaaaaaacctaCTGACATTTATAGAGCACAAACTGTTCAATACTGATTTCGTCACAGAAACCTCCCTCGGTGCATCAAAGAACAAAAAGAGCCACATGATttactttacaaaataaaaagctctCTGTGTAAAGCAGCAAAACTTCTTCAGGCTTTGTCTTTAAATACTTGGTCTGACCAGAGTTTATTTCTTTAGGAGCTGGAAATCAGAGGGCCTTACTTGGAAAAGACCCATTTCTTCAAGGATTTGAGAACTCCTGCCAGAACAGGGCTAAGTGCCAAAGGACACGATCCTTAATTTGAGCCAGTAGCTATCATCAAGGTGACAGCTTCCTGGAACACAAATTTCCTTCTGAACACAAGGAAAGCTTGAGGAGTAGTTTGTGAGTATACAACCATGCGAACAGTATGTTACGGTATACAGCAATGCTCTAGCTTTACCTGACTGCCTCGTTTTATGAATTTATATTATGATGTTTGGCGTATACGAGGAAGAAGTGATAGAAGACCATGAGAACAAGGAAAAGTTTCATTTTCTGTCAGGTGGGAAAAAAACGTATTACAGAGCTTACAGAGAATGAAcgatcctttaaaaaaaattatatatatgtgtgtgtatatgtataacaggcatatatatgtgtaaaaactTAATAGCATTAGATTACTCAGCTTTGGAGCAGAGGATAAAAAAAAGTGCAGCTTTGGATTCTAGGACAAGGTCattgaaaagaggaagaaaataaaagaatgatttatttttaaagcatcagtAATATAGTACATTGTAGGCAATCAGTCTGGGTGAGAGACTTACCTTTCGGACGACCCGCCATGACCTCTTCCAAAGGAACCTGTTTCAGGGAGGTGGCGGCCCCATGCTATCCTCCCAGGCCAGGACACCACCTGCCCCAGAGAGCCAAATGAGGAGCACAGTTGTCAGGGAATTCCGGACGCCGACATTCTTTGTTCTGATGCAGTCATAAAAAGCACAAGAAGTCTGTTCTAATAATGGACTttcataaccaacaaggacctacggtatagtgcagggaactatattcaatatcttgtaatcacctataatggaaaagcatctaaaaaagaatatatatctatctgaatcactttgctgtacacctgaatcactgtaattcaactatacttcaattaaattttttttaataaataaaaatttaaaaaagaaaaaacatccgCTTTCAATACTTAGAGGTGAACTAAACTTGATACTTAGTAATGTTCTAGCCCAGCTGAGAGTGACAGGGTGATGTGAACTGGtctctttaaaatgaatttatgtcTCTACCATATTAGAAATTGTGATTTCTCAAGCATTTGCTTCTTGGGCTGGATTTTAACTAACACCAAAGAGGTTAATGAGGTAATCATTTAAATGTGGTGGAAGTTAATTCTACATCAACTTTCTTGCCAGAAGCAACCAAAAGCCCTTCACATAACACTGCTATTTACAATAAATTATGATGGTTATTTTAATAACAATCCATTTGATAAAAGCATGCTTCTGAGAGAACTTTGGTAGCAAAACAGACTATTTTTAGCTGTTAGTGACTAGATACTTGTCTTCCTGTTTATTTCAATTCCTGGCCAAAAGCAAGTTGTACATGTACAGTCTTTGGACGCATCCGTCAGATCCAATATTGCCAACAGAGACAAAACTTGGGGGAGAAAAGGTTTCAGGGAAACTTGAAACACCATAACAGAGACATgataagagaaaattaaagactACTTCTCAAGATTTACTGTATGTACTCACTGGTGTTCCCATCtcccttttttttgttgttgttttttgttttttttttttagttttgtggcatttattttcattaagcaCACTGAGAGAATATTCTCACcatctcctgtattttctttcatCCTGCTGGTTTGCATGTTTCCTCTAAGTAGATCTCTGAATGGAACGTCCTTCATTTATACCTTGACTCAAGCGTGTCATTGGCTGGAATAAGGCAAGGAAAAGTTGGTTTTCtctcctcagcccccaccccccacctcctgcccggGTGCCTTTTACTCACATCCTTTCTTTACCCTGTTCCCCTCCGGCCTCCTGTAGGGCTGGGGACTTGAGAGATGCCTCATTTCCCACTACACCTCATCCTCCCATGTAATTCCTACCTAGGGCTGCCAGATGTAGCAAATAAAGATATAGGATACCCTGTTAATTGTGAATTTTAGACAGGCAGTGAATATTTTTACTATAAATGTGTCcctgcaatatttgggacatgttTATACAAAGAATtgtcatttatctgaaattcaatatTAACTGGGAgactgtattttatctggcaaccctactctCACCCTGGGGGTTATAGGAGGCTCCAGCAGCTGCCTTGTCGCACTTACTAAGAACTCTATCTGCTTAAGTCCCAGCCCTGAAAGAACCCAAATCTAAATCCCACAATTTCATCACATGGGCTATGTTCCTCTAACTCCCAGTCATTCTCACAACGGTTCCCTTAGATGTTTCTCACTCTACAAATTCCAAATTGTTGAAAGATGGGCAAAGTACCAGATCTAGACTCCATTTAGCTTTGCCCTCAACTATCccaataattttgatttttagcaAACAAAGATAAGACTCACCACGATGGGCCAGAATTCAGGTGCCTACATAACATAGCCTTCCTTTCCATGCCTGCTTTAGGATGAAGCTATCAGGTAAAAATAAATCTACTGTGAACGTGTGCATTTTATAGTACcttagcagttttttaaaaagcaagaaacctGTTAGAGGACCAGGGAAGCAGTAATTATATTTAAGTACAAACTTCAAGAGAAAAGTTCATTTAATGTGAAGAACAAGGCACCTGAGGTGAGGTAGTCCCAGTGGAGCCCTGACAGAATGAACTCAGGCTTCTCCTTTGAGATTTTCTCTTCACTGGGTCTGAGAACAGCAGGAGGAAAAGAGAGTATATATTCAGGAGCATGCCAGAGGGAAGCACAAAGCACTTTAGACATGCTTTTCAGTGGCAGAGTCAACGCCCTTTCAAAGCCTTCATTTGTTCACGGCTGACTGACTTTAAAGATACTCTCAATCCAGGGCAGGTTTTTAAAGAATTCCTTCTTCCCACTGTGTCTGGGACCTTGAATTAGACAGGTAGCTTTTGTTTCACTCAGGTGATCAGAATGCAAAAGGCAGCCTAAGTGCTGGGTACCAGCTGCCTCCATTCAGAGAATCCCTGCACTTCCTAGGGTCCTGTGTCAGTGTGATTGACTCTGAGCGGGCCCTAGAATTCCCCTACTCCTGGACAAATGACAGATGTACCTCaatttgcctcaagcagaaattagggttttgttttggaaTGGTATTAACGAGTTCAAAAGTAATGtagtttggggcttcctaggtggcacagtggttaagaatccacctgccaatgcaggggacataggttcgatccctgctccaggaagatcccacatgccacaaagcaactaagcccgtgcgccacaactattgaacccatgtgctgcgactactgaagcccatgtgcctaaagcccgtgctctgcaacaagagaagccacagcaatgaggaacccgtgtatcacaatgaagagtagcccccactcactgcaactaaaaaaaggaagcccgcgcacagcaaaaaagacccaacacagccaacaaataaataaatttatttaaaaaaaaaagtaatgtagtTTCCCTACCACAATTTTCTACCCTGATGAGCCACTGCGGAAATGTGGGTCCTTTAAGAGGTCGTCCTCCCTGTTCCCTTCCTCTCATTCTCCCCGCCTTCTCTTATGTGGCTAACAAAGTTTCTAAATCTACACACCAGATGCTCTACCATTCAGTCTGTCTGAGTTTTTATGAACTACTCTAGCCTAAATCACAGTGTAAAGTAGAAGAAAGACTATTTGGCTGAGAATCAGAAGAACTGGGTTATGGTTGAAATGTCTCCACTAACTAGCTGTGGGATCCAGGGGAGCCATTGCATCTTCCTGGGTCTGTTCCTCCTCTGTAATATGTGGCTGTTGGACTTTATGTTCTGCAAGGCTCACTCCTGCTCTGAAGTTCTATGATTCTCTTTGTATCCTCCCCCATCTCTATGAGCAACTTGTGAGGAATTTGCATTAAGCTGTCAGACAAGCTTATTTAACAGGTGcttttttccctaattttcttaaaactaggatagtttcttttaaaaaaaaaatttaactcactGAAAGCACAGCGCCCTAAGTACATagttcatgaaatttaaaaaataagcaggttgggggacttcccaggtggcgcagtggttaaagaatctgcctgccaatgcaggggacacgggtttgagccctgggccgggaagatcccacatgctgcggagcaactaagcctgtgtgccacaactactgggcctgcgctctagagtccacaagccacaactactgagcccgtgtgccacaactactgaagcctgtgcacctagagcctgtgctctgcaacaagagaagccactgcaatgagaagccctcacactgcagtgaagagtagcccccactcgctgcaactagagaaagcccacacgccgCCATggagactcaacacagccaaaaacaaacaaacaaataaatatagaaataaaaataagcaagctGGATTTATGGAAACTTTCTGATTCTCGGCATCTTTCAATGCCCTCAATTTATCAGGCACTTGTCGGGAAAGCTCCTTCCTCTAGGGGGCAGCGGTGCTGAATCCAATAATGGGGTAAGGAGACGAGCCATCCCCTCAAGTCTTTCCTGGCTTGTCTCTGTGCATAACGCACGCCCTACTTATATCCATGCACATGGTTTTATGTAAGTGAGGTCACtgttttttcacataaataactTTTTATGCTAACATACTTTTTTCAGTTATGTTGTTGTAAATGCATCAATTTTAAGTGTTTACTGTGATGAATTTTGACTAATATATACATACCCCTCTGTTAGCACCACCCAGAACTTTCCATCACCCCTACAAAGTTCCCTAGTGCCTTTTTCCTCAGGCAACTGCTATTCTGATTTTTATCACCATAGACtggttttgcctgttcttgaataTCAAACCACATAGTGTGTATAAGGAAAGAACTGTTATGAAGTGTTACCAACATGAATATTTTCAGCTAAAACAAGGATATAAGCTGccaaatagagacagagatgtagagaacaaacatatggacaccaagtggggaaagcagggagggctgggggggggatgaactgggagattgggataccaaacagtacactctaaatatatgcagtttattgtatgttaactgtatctcaaaaaaagttctaaaaaaaaaaaactatataaaaaaagatataagccACCTAGCAAGGGAGTAAAACAGAGGCAACAACTTACTCATTTTGCTAAAGTTAGTCAAACttgattaaatgaaaattaatctaTATACTTTAGAAAGCCCTCATACGAAGTGATGGAATTAACAGTGTTCACAAAATGTTGAATCAGTCTGGAAAAGGCATTATAGATGAAGAAGAAACAATCATAGTCTAAAGAGAAGGAACTGCCCCCTTTCCTCCAACCCAAATCACTGGGTGATAAGTAAAAGCTGCTAATACACCTTTGACTTTTGGGCCAGTTCATCACAGAGGACCACAAGTGATTCAGTGTGGGTAGGAGATAACATGTAGAGGAAGAGATGATATCAGAAATGGAGAGGGGGTTTACAAACAACCcggagcccagggccagatggattggTTCTGCTATTGTGGACCTGCAAGGATAGCAAAATGGATACCAGAAGACCCTGCTGCCCAAGTAAGTGGAATAGCTGGCCCAATATGAGAAAGGTAGGTACCACTCTGCACTGAGTTCCCCAACTTTGGATAAGCCTCAAATCCTAACAAAtgttaggggaaaaaatgtaacCAGTTATGAAAAGATATTACatctcatttaaataaaaaaaatcaatttattgatATACAAACCAACTGCACCAAACAGGACAAACTGGATCAGATAGGACAGAAGCGATGCTCTAAACAAGCATCCACTAAAGAGCTCTGATGCCAACCAGGAGGACACCCAAACACAAGTTTAGCTTGGGGGTAAGAGTCTTTACGTCTTCTGGTGAAGGCAAAGCCATTTGGTTGGCACTTCGTAGGAATATCTTTCCACCAGGTCGTCATCATAAGGTATGTGCCATGAGTCTCCAGTTGTTTGCACCACGGTATCATAGCTGAGAATATGCTGTTGAATTAAAAAGGGAACCACACATTGAGAACAACACTAACGGAATACCTGgccatttccctttcttttctgacAACTTCTCAGTTTGCTTCAGAGATGTATTCTCTGTCTACTTAACAATGGATTTTCAAAGAGCAGCTAACTCTGTGAAGGTGAATCCTGGGGGTGAGggcaatgggggggggggcagataaATTAGgacttgggattaacatatacacactactatatataaaataggtaaacaacaaggacctattgtatagcacaggaaattatactatcttgtaataacctataatggaaaagaatctaaaaaaatacatatatatgtatatataaactgaatcactttgctgtacacttgaaactaacacaatattgtaaattaactatacttcaggtaaaaaaaagatgaaccctATTATTAGGAGTTCCCTTTTTGGAGAGGCTTCATTTTTAAGATTAAGAACtctctataagaaaaaaatatataatatatatatataaagtatattccTTTTTGGCCTTTATTGATTTTGTATGTGACAGAGAAAAATTTCagctatacaaaaataaagaaataacacaaTGAACTCCTCTGTACCCATCACCTGGCTTCAAACATTATCAATTCATGGCTAatcttatttcattcattcatccacaccTCCCCCCACAAGACTACTTTGAAGTGAATCTCAAATATTATATCATTTCTTCTGTAATTCAGTATGTATCTCTGAAAGATAAGGACTTGTTTTGTAAACGTGAGGCATACCATTATTATACTTACGAATTAATAATTCCTTATCACCATCAAATTGCTACTGTTTACATTTTCCCAATTATTATATGTGTGGaaccatattttacattttatttgtttgaatgGGAATTGAAATAAGGTTATTACATTGTGACTGGCTGAATTCTCTCTCAATTCTCTTTTAACCTAGAGCTTCTCTTTTCAGCTCTATTTTTCTTGCAATGTTTTGTTATTGAGGAAATCAGGTCAGTTGTCCTGTACTATTTCCCACAGTtgattttgctgattgcatctCTGTGGTAGCATTTGATACCATATTTCCTATAAAtgttgttttgtatattttttgaccACTGGACCGTATTTACCATTGGCTAGTGTATTTTTCTGTGGTAACTTGCCTTTAGATTTTCTCCCTTTGCTTTCACACAAGAAGCATCCCTGTACTCATAGGTATTTAAACTAGAATCAGAAAAGAACTCGATTGAGGCTGTGCCACAGAAGTGGATTAAACAGGAAAAAGGAGTTATTTAGCAGAAATAGAAGTATGAGAAACCACAAGAGATGTGGAATTTTGAGCTATtgcaaataaataggaaaataaaaaacacatgggGATTTGTAATCGATGACATAATTGAAGTCACAGCTGATGACATTCCAGGTGTTTTCAATATGTCAGTTAACGTGGGGTTGGCAGACTGTGTTTCTAGAATCTGGCTAATGCCAAATACCAaactaaaactgagaaaaataaaatattgagaacCAGTTGCCACATTCTTACTGCATAATTGGCTCTTCTGACATTATGGAGAGAACAGATAACAAACCTGAAAAGTTATTTTTGATCCCGGATGCCTACTAACAATTGCCAGTTGATGTCCCTGCTGCCACTTAAAGAACAGGCGTTGGGTCTTGGCATCACGCAGACAGGCCTTGTGGTCCCGCATCAGATCTTTCGTGATAAACTTGCAGTGGTTCCCCGAATGCAGTGCGGCATACAGAAGGAACGGATCGTCCTCCGAGCTGAGCCAGGCACAAGAAAGGACACAATCAAACACGTGCCCAAAGAGGTAGAGAACAGCGCTTTTCACCGTGCTGTTCACGTCTTACTCTCCTTTCCTCAGAAGTGGTCTGCATTAACTGACATGATCTCGGTGATGCATTTTTCCTAAATCTGCCTCATCCATCACAGAACacaccttccctcctcccctttcctcactCGAATTCAAGAAACATTCATAATTCTAACAGGGCAGGATGACACTTTCTTGCAAAAGTAGGGGGCTGACCTCAAAGCTGAAACTGGTATCTCCAAGCAGCTTCTGGGTAGTCACCCTGATCAGCACCCAAAGGCATCTCTAGCTTGCGAAGAGCCAGGAGCTCAAAGCCTCCAACAGGCCCTCCACACGAGCACTGACTACCTGAATACACATGTGAGCTGCAGACGGCAACATGAGATGTCTCATGCCTTGATCCAAATGATCCGAAGTGGACCCTTTAGAGTCTACCTTACACGGAACTATTTCAAGTGAAATGATAAAGCGACTGGAATCTGTCTTAAAAATCtccaggagaaagagagaagaaaagaaaaaaaagaaaaaacatggtgGGTATGTGGAACAAGATCAACAAACAATGGTGACTGCTGGAGCTGGATGACAGTCACTTGGGGGTTTGCTGTACTATTCTCTCGAGTGTACGTCTGAACAGGCTTCTTTGGCACATTAGTGGAAAGTCGAGTTaatattaaaagtttaaatattcaAATCCAAAGCCATAGTAGGTCCCTGAATCAATCTTCACAACTGGGTTTGGAACTTCGGTGTATACAACAAATACTGGCTCCAAACCAAAGTATGAGACCAGTTTCCAACAGGCTTCTTGGTTATAACATTCTTCCACCTAAGAAAAACCATGATGATGGTGACAGCAACAGACATATGCTTTCCATGTACTTGGCACTATGCCAagagttttacatgtattattgaATAAGTGCAAGTATTTTtgcatttgatcttcacaacatcCCCAGGAGGGTCAcatatgaagaaaagaagatacagagaaaagaaacactttCCCAGACAGCAAGTGGCAGGGCCAAGATCTGAACCTGGGTAGATTAACCCCCAAGCCCGCGTTCCTAATGTCTTCGCCACGCTGCCTAAGGTGACTGCATGAAGGGCATTATTATTGCCTTACGGTCTGGGAGAGATGGAAGCACCCCCTCCTATGgataaaaaaaaaggacttaGCTCAAGAAAAACAGGATTTGGTGTGGAATCTCAATGAGGGGTTAGCTTCCAGCTTTATGCATTGAATGCCATTTGACCTTTTTAAGATAAAATGACTTTTATCTCATCTTCAAATCTTGACGTTATGGTCGTATTCAACCTAATGAAACCTAGACTCGGGGCTGAGGCACACTCATTATCCGTGCAAAGTCGGAAATAAACCTTTGTGGGCATAAGCACTATGAAAACCTAAATGCGTGCCAGAAGTTAATACGTGCTGTTGTGGAGCTCTGCTCCTCCTGATCAGCTGCTTTCTTCATACTCTATGGACACTGTATGTGTTGTCGCTGA from the Hippopotamus amphibius kiboko isolate mHipAmp2 chromosome 2, mHipAmp2.hap2, whole genome shotgun sequence genome contains:
- the PRORP gene encoding mitochondrial ribonuclease P catalytic subunit isoform X4; the protein is MRDVIDGGDQYKKTTPQELRRFQNFVKHCPPFDIVIDGLNVAKMFPKARESQVLLDVVSQLAKQNLQVLVLGRKHMLMQNSWWRKDEMEKMQKQASFFFADNISEDDPFLLYAALHSGNHCKFITKDLMRDHKACLRDAKTQRLFFKWQQGHQLAIVSRHPGSKITFQHILSYDTVVQTTGDSWHIPYDDDLVERYSYEVPTKWLCLHQKT